One Malaclemys terrapin pileata isolate rMalTer1 chromosome 9, rMalTer1.hap1, whole genome shotgun sequence DNA window includes the following coding sequences:
- the SIAH2 gene encoding E3 ubiquitin-protein ligase SIAH2, with protein MSRPSSAGPSANKPCGKQQHAPSPAAAPTAAATISAAGPGSSALPAAAAVISGPGGGGGGGPVSPQHHELTSLFECPVCFDYVLPPILQCQAGHLVCNQCRQKLSCCPTCRGSLTPSIRNLAMEKVASAVLFPCKYATTGCSLTLHHTEKPEHEDICEYRPYSCPCPGASCKWQGSLEAVMSHLMHAHKSITTLQGEDIVFLATDINLPGAVDWVMMQSCFGHHFMLVLEKQEKYEGHQQFFAIVLLIGTRKQAENFAYRLELNGNRRRLTWEATPRSIHDGVAAAIMNSDCLVFDTAIAHLFADNGNLGINVTISTCCP; from the exons ATGAGCCGCCCGTCCTCCGCCGGACCCAGTGCTAACAAACCCTGCGGCAAGCAGCAGCACGCCCCgtcccccgctgctgcccccaCTGCCGCCGCCACCATCTCGGCTGCCGGCCCCGGCTCCTCCGCGCTACCCGCCGCGGCCGCCGTGATCTCAGGCccgggaggaggcggcggcggcgggccGGTCTCGCCTCAGCACCACGAGCTGACCTCGCTGTTCGAGTGCCCCGTCTGCTTCGACTATGTGCTGCCCCCGATCCTGCAGTGCCAGGCCGGGCATCTGGTGTGCAATCAATGCCGACAGAAACTGAGCTGCTGCCCCACGTGCCGGGGATCCCTGACCCCAAGCATCAGGAACCTGGCCATGGAGAAAGTGGCCTCGGCTGTCCTCTTCCCCTGTAAG TACGCCACTACAGGCTGTTCCCTGACACTCCACCATACAGAAAAGCCAGAGCATGAAGACATCTGTGAATACCGTCCCTACTCCTGTCCATGTCCTGGTGCCTCCTGTAAATGGCAGGGCTCTTTGGAAGCCGTGATGTCCCACCTCATGCACGCCCACAAAAGCATTACCACCCTTCAGGGAGAAGACATAGTCTTTCTCGCCACGGACATTAACCTGCCAGGAGCTGTCGACTGGGTCATGATGCAGTCTTGCTTTGGTCACCATTTCATGCTGGTGTTGGAGAAACAGGAGAAGTACGAGGGTCACCAGCAGTTTTTTGCTATTGTGTTGCTTATTGGCACTCGCAAACAAGCAGAGAACTTTGCATACCGACTAGAGCTGAATGGTAACCGGCGCAGGCTGACTTGGGAGGCAACGCCCCGCTCTATTCACGATGGGGTGGCTGCTGCCATCATGAACAGCGACTGTCTTGTTTTCGATACAGCTATAGCACATCTTTTTGCAGACAATGGAAATCTTGGCATCAATGTGACTATTTCTACGTGTTGTCCGTGA